A stretch of DNA from Catenulispora acidiphila DSM 44928:
TCCCAACCTGCGATTCACCGCGAGCATCGGCGCGTTCGCGACGTGGTTGTGGGTGAAGATCCACGTGCTCTGCGGGTACGCGTCGAGGATCCAGAGCGTGGCCGCCGCCTTGAGCCGCTGTGCCAAGCGGTGTCCCCGATGCGCGCGGACCACGCCGGTGTTCCAGATCTCGACCGGTCCCGGCTGCTTCTCGAGGGTCACGACGTTCGTGAAGCCGGCGATCTGACCGTCGGCGGCCAGCGCGGCTTGGAAATGGCGGTGGATGCCGAAGCGCACGAGGGCCTGTTCCTTCTCGCGCAGTTTCTCCACGGTCAGCGGCGTGGAGGAGACGTCGCCCGGGGCATCGGCCATCGCCGTCATCGCGTCGCAGAAGGACTCCGCGAGTTCCTCCGGGCAGTGGTCGCTCCAGCGGATCAGCGTGTAGCCGGCGCCGGTCGTCGTCGGTGCGGCCCAGAGGTCGAACGCGCCGCGATCGATCGTGCTGAGATCCAGGCCTGACAAAGTCTCGCGCTCGATCACCCGCCCGCCGCGCGCCTGCGCGAAGCCCTCTGAATCGTCGCCGCCCACGACCCGGAGCAACAGTTTCGCCTGGCCTGCCGCCCGCACGATCTCCAGCGACTCCGCCAGCAGCGCCGAGCCGATGCCGCGGCGCCGTCGGTCCGGAGCGACCCAGAACGCCGGCGCGATCGTCTTGGCGGGATTGATCACCGACACGCCGATGGCGGAAACAGCGGAAGCCGCGGAGACAGCGGAGACGCCGGCGATGGCGGAATCAGAGTCCTTCGAAGCCTCGAACGCACCTAAGACAGTCCGGTGCCCCTCTGCCGCATCGGGCAGCAGCTGCGCCGCGTCAGGCACGAGAACGTCGGGCAGCGTGTGCGCGTATGCCGCCTGCCAGACGGGGATCGCCGTTGCCCGGTAGACGGCGGCCTCGGCGAGGTCGAGCCTGTGGATCCTCATCAGGTGGAGGCGATGCTGCCCACCAAAGATTCCCCCGACCACGTACTCACCGTACGCGCGCGTCACCCCTGCGTCACGCGTTCCGACGCCGCGCCTTGTCACCCGAGTGGCCTAGTGTCCACG
This window harbors:
- a CDS encoding GNAT family N-acetyltransferase; this encodes MRIHRLDLAEAAVYRATAIPVWQAAYAHTLPDVLVPDAAQLLPDAAEGHRTVLGAFEASKDSDSAIAGVSAVSAASAVSAIGVSVINPAKTIAPAFWVAPDRRRRGIGSALLAESLEIVRAAGQAKLLLRVVGGDDSEGFAQARGGRVIERETLSGLDLSTIDRGAFDLWAAPTTTGAGYTLIRWSDHCPEELAESFCDAMTAMADAPGDVSSTPLTVEKLREKEQALVRFGIHRHFQAALAADGQIAGFTNVVTLEKQPGPVEIWNTGVVRAHRGHRLAQRLKAAATLWILDAYPQSTWIFTHNHVANAPMLAVNRRLGYQPIVEWVKVEFPVS